The following coding sequences lie in one candidate division KSB1 bacterium genomic window:
- the trmD gene encoding tRNA (guanosine(37)-N1)-methyltransferase TrmD yields MQIHIVTAFPKFFESPLGESMMKRASQSGAVKFFVHDLRDYTTDKHRSVDDYPYGGGPGMIMKPEPFFACLDHLRRQEELAGAPVILMSPQGERFSQHKAKSLAQKQALIFLCGHYKGVDERVHQHLATEEISIGDYIVTGGELPALVVIDAVVRLLPGVLGDLDSASGDSFQAGLLDYPHYTRPEEFRGWRVPEILLSGHHAKIAQWRREQAEARTRERRQDLLES; encoded by the coding sequence ATGCAAATTCACATCGTCACCGCTTTTCCGAAGTTCTTTGAAAGCCCGCTGGGCGAGAGCATGATGAAACGGGCCAGCCAAAGCGGCGCCGTCAAGTTTTTCGTTCACGACCTGCGCGATTACACGACGGACAAGCACCGCAGCGTTGACGATTATCCGTATGGCGGCGGGCCGGGCATGATCATGAAGCCGGAGCCGTTTTTTGCCTGCCTCGATCATCTTCGGCGGCAGGAGGAGCTTGCCGGCGCGCCGGTCATTCTGATGTCGCCGCAGGGCGAAAGGTTTTCTCAACACAAAGCCAAGTCGCTGGCGCAGAAACAGGCGCTGATTTTTCTCTGCGGGCATTACAAAGGCGTCGATGAGCGCGTCCACCAGCATCTGGCGACGGAGGAAATTTCAATCGGCGATTACATCGTGACCGGCGGCGAGTTGCCGGCGCTGGTGGTGATCGACGCGGTGGTGCGATTGCTGCCGGGGGTGCTGGGGGATTTGGATTCGGCCAGCGGGGATTCGTTTCAAGCCGGGTTGCTGGATTATCCGCATTACACGCGGCCGGAAGAATTTCGCGGCTGGCGCGTGCCGGAGATTCTGCTCTCCGGGCATCATGCGAAAATCGCGCAATGGCGGCGCGAGCAGGCGGAAGCGCGAACGCGCGAACGGCGGCAGGATTTGTTGGAATCATGA
- the rimM gene encoding ribosome maturation factor RimM (Essential for efficient processing of 16S rRNA), which yields MSHNTPQLVMIGEIVRSHGLRGAVKVRAVAGMEQFSRLQKVQLQRGAQSLGEYVIEQVQAGHDGLFIKLHGVNDRNQADQMRGAEMMIGLEECLPAPPGQFYQFEIVGLPVFTASGEAVGEIVEVAHYPANDVWVVRKGEEEKLIPAIDAVVQKVDVPNRRVIINPIPGLLEDAG from the coding sequence TTGAGCCATAACACACCACAACTGGTGATGATCGGCGAAATCGTCCGGTCACACGGCTTGCGCGGCGCGGTGAAAGTCCGCGCCGTTGCCGGGATGGAACAATTTTCCCGTTTGCAAAAAGTGCAGCTCCAACGCGGAGCGCAGAGTCTCGGTGAGTATGTGATCGAGCAGGTGCAAGCCGGCCACGACGGTCTTTTCATCAAGCTTCACGGCGTGAATGACCGCAATCAAGCGGACCAGATGCGTGGGGCGGAAATGATGATCGGGTTGGAAGAATGCCTGCCAGCGCCGCCGGGGCAGTTTTATCAATTCGAGATTGTCGGGCTGCCGGTTTTTACCGCGAGTGGCGAAGCGGTGGGAGAAATTGTCGAGGTCGCGCATTATCCCGCCAACGACGTGTGGGTGGTTCGGAAAGGTGAAGAGGAAAAACTCATTCCGGCCATCGACGCGGTGGTGCAAAAGGTCGATGTGCCGAACCGGCGTGTGATCATCAATCCGATTCCCGGGTTGTTGGAGGACGCGGGGTGA
- a CDS encoding HEPN domain-containing protein, with amino-acid sequence MSAQQDQLSQQLEQMIKKAKRSLNAARYCIQTGDCDFASSRAYYAIEAVLVNKNLSFSKHAGVIAALNQHFNKTRCFSKRIQHADRKIVSRSANRRLWV; translated from the coding sequence ATGAGCGCGCAACAAGATCAGTTAAGCCAACAATTAGAGCAAATGATCAAAAAAGCCAAACGCTCCCTCAATGCTGCCAGATACTGCATCCAAACCGGTGATTGCGATTTTGCCTCCTCGCGGGCTTATTATGCTATTGAAGCGGTTCTTGTAAACAAGAATCTCAGTTTTTCCAAACATGCCGGCGTTATTGCCGCCCTTAATCAGCATTTTAATAAAACCCGGTGTTTTTCCAAAAGAATTCAGCATGCTGATCGAAAGATTGTTTCGCGATCGGCAAACCGGAGATTATGGGTTTGA
- a CDS encoding DUF4239 domain-containing protein has protein sequence MPPKIEVSRSEVLKAALKKLGIVFVCIVTIAGMLGLMMTGGKTLGIHKPDGKDDQTLLQSYIEWYGVFFTLALSFIIGQGWRKYLRVNSEIDREIDALTLLVRTSEMLGQKHYQLTRTLVRIVILYVETVKSLTVNDKRTDSDTADIMRELHECIKDIVKERKVSDSIKQQLLQHYCEAYDARGDRFDLAAQKLPRIAWIILLVVSFTWLWGFVWLEFHTIELNLYISACTLGSVSFLFLLAWQLNNVTQGRFSMDFSSFNIKIIEENNEKQGVHHE, from the coding sequence ATGCCGCCAAAGATTGAGGTTTCTCGGTCGGAAGTCTTAAAGGCTGCCTTAAAAAAACTAGGCATAGTCTTTGTTTGTATCGTAACAATAGCAGGAATGCTGGGATTGATGATGACTGGGGGCAAAACGTTGGGCATCCATAAACCTGATGGAAAAGATGATCAAACGCTTCTACAAAGTTATATTGAATGGTATGGCGTATTTTTTACACTCGCTTTAAGTTTTATCATCGGGCAGGGATGGCGAAAGTACTTGCGCGTGAATTCTGAAATTGATCGGGAGATAGATGCCCTTACCCTTTTGGTGAGAACAAGCGAAATGTTGGGACAAAAACATTATCAATTAACGCGAACCCTTGTTCGTATTGTGATCTTATATGTTGAGACCGTAAAGAGCTTGACGGTTAATGACAAAAGAACGGATAGTGATACGGCGGATATTATGAGAGAACTTCATGAGTGCATTAAGGATATCGTGAAAGAAAGAAAAGTATCCGATAGCATCAAACAGCAGTTGCTTCAACATTATTGTGAAGCTTACGACGCGCGAGGGGATCGCTTCGACTTAGCTGCCCAAAAGCTGCCAAGAATAGCTTGGATCATACTCCTGGTGGTATCGTTTACTTGGTTGTGGGGGTTTGTGTGGTTAGAATTTCACACGATAGAATTGAATCTCTATATTTCAGCGTGCACTTTAGGCTCAGTCTCGTTTCTATTTTTACTGGCATGGCAATTAAATAATGTGACGCAGGGCCGTTTTAGTATGGACTTCTCTTCGTTTAACATTAAGATCATCGAAGAGAATAATGAAAAGCAAGGCGTCCATCATGAGTAA
- a CDS encoding leucyl aminopeptidase, producing MEIQISIGKLETEKCPAVALFLPQEAPGFAAKSACSSLISRLYRQKDFTGKFEETAWLYPDEIEAERLLLVGLGEWNNKKLTENESRQIAQTAIGHAVLAARKLALEHLHLWLEGPVVEKFGCRLAAQLAAEALLLANYRFLKYKTKIADKEKPLRNATLLIGDERQAAEAKAGARVGQIIGKWTCFARDLQNTPSNDLTPSRLAEIAAETASKQKISCQIYDEKGLRELGMGALLGVGQGSVNPPRFVTLEYHPAKNSRHENGPIVLVGKGITFDTGGISIKPADDLDLMKFDMSGAAVVLATMCALAELQAPLHLVGLMPLAENMPSGSAQRPGDIVRACNGKTIEVADTDAEGRLILADALAFAHRYKPKAVIDLATLTGAIYVALGETAAGLFGNDQGLMTRIKKAAERTGERVWELPLFKEFFDYMKSDIADIRNIASKPSGGGSSKGAAFLATFAEGYKWAHLDIAAMAHPKEDKPLVPKGGSGYGVRLLVQLCRDWIEARE from the coding sequence ATGGAAATTCAGATCAGCATTGGCAAGCTGGAGACGGAAAAGTGTCCGGCAGTGGCGCTGTTTCTGCCGCAAGAGGCGCCAGGCTTTGCCGCCAAATCGGCTTGTTCATCTCTCATCTCGCGGCTGTATCGCCAAAAAGATTTTACCGGTAAATTCGAGGAAACCGCGTGGCTTTATCCGGACGAAATCGAAGCCGAGCGGCTTTTACTCGTCGGCCTGGGCGAGTGGAACAACAAAAAGCTCACCGAGAATGAAAGCCGGCAGATTGCGCAAACCGCCATCGGCCACGCCGTGCTGGCGGCGCGCAAGCTGGCGCTCGAACATTTGCATCTGTGGCTGGAGGGGCCGGTTGTTGAAAAGTTCGGTTGTCGCCTGGCGGCGCAATTGGCCGCCGAAGCGCTGCTGCTGGCAAATTACCGGTTTTTGAAATACAAAACAAAAATCGCGGACAAGGAAAAACCTCTGCGCAACGCCACACTGCTAATCGGCGACGAAAGGCAGGCGGCGGAAGCCAAAGCCGGCGCGCGGGTTGGGCAAATCATCGGGAAGTGGACGTGCTTTGCCCGCGATTTGCAGAATACGCCGTCGAATGATTTGACGCCGAGCCGGCTCGCGGAGATTGCGGCAGAAACCGCGTCCAAACAAAAAATCTCCTGCCAAATTTACGACGAAAAGGGCCTGCGCGAATTGGGCATGGGCGCGCTGCTCGGCGTCGGGCAGGGCAGTGTGAACCCGCCGCGTTTCGTCACGCTCGAATATCATCCCGCCAAAAATTCCCGCCATGAAAACGGTCCGATCGTTCTCGTCGGCAAGGGCATCACTTTCGATACCGGCGGCATTTCCATCAAACCCGCGGATGATTTGGATTTGATGAAATTCGACATGTCCGGCGCCGCCGTGGTGCTGGCGACGATGTGCGCGTTGGCGGAATTGCAAGCGCCGTTGCATCTTGTCGGTCTCATGCCACTGGCGGAAAACATGCCGAGCGGCTCGGCGCAGCGCCCGGGCGACATCGTGCGCGCGTGCAATGGCAAAACCATCGAAGTCGCGGATACCGACGCCGAAGGCCGGTTGATTTTGGCCGATGCGCTGGCGTTTGCGCATCGCTACAAACCGAAAGCGGTGATCGATCTCGCGACGCTGACCGGCGCGATCTACGTTGCGCTCGGCGAAACCGCGGCCGGACTTTTCGGGAACGATCAGGGTTTGATGACGCGCATCAAAAAAGCCGCCGAGCGAACCGGCGAACGGGTTTGGGAACTGCCGCTGTTCAAGGAATTTTTTGATTACATGAAAAGCGATATCGCCGATATTCGCAACATCGCCTCGAAGCCGAGCGGCGGCGGTTCGAGCAAGGGCGCGGCGTTTCTCGCCACGTTTGCGGAAGGCTACAAATGGGCGCATTTGGACATCGCGGCGATGGCGCATCCCAAGGAAGACAAACCGCTCGTGCCCAAAGGCGGCAGCGGCTACGGCGTGCGGCTGTTGGTGCAGCTTTGCCGGGATTGGATAGAAGCCAGAGAGTAA
- the ffh gene encoding signal recognition particle protein, whose product MFQELTSRFENIFRKLKGHGKLTPENIGETLREVRRVLLEADVNFKVAKEFIAAVEAKAIGAEVLKSITPGQQVIKIIHDELTLLLGGSEAPLREANLPPTVIMVVGLQGSGKTTFCGKLAKFLKSRNRRAMLVAADLQRPAAVEQLRVVSQAAGAEFFSQANSTPLQVCRASIGEARQRTLDTVILDTAGRLHVNDELMQELEAIKQATKPNEILFVADGMTGQDAVNTAQAFLQRLDFSGVVLTKMDGDARGGAALSIKAVTGKPIKFIGTGEKVEALEKFHPERMASRILGMGDVVTLVEKAAQAVDMQKARELEKKLRQADFTLEDFYEQLQSLKKMGPLSQLISMIPGLGGKIPQDAAVDERGLVAIEAIILSMTPEERRRPHIINGSRRLRIARGSGTSVQEINRLLKQYEMMRKMLKQAGRKGRRPAPPFMGF is encoded by the coding sequence ATGTTTCAGGAACTCACCAGCCGATTTGAAAACATCTTTCGGAAGCTGAAGGGGCACGGCAAGCTCACGCCGGAAAACATCGGTGAAACCCTGCGGGAAGTGCGGCGCGTGCTGCTCGAGGCCGATGTCAATTTCAAAGTGGCAAAGGAATTCATCGCCGCGGTGGAAGCCAAGGCGATCGGCGCCGAGGTGCTCAAAAGCATCACGCCGGGCCAACAAGTCATCAAAATCATTCACGACGAGCTGACGCTGCTGCTCGGCGGCAGCGAGGCGCCGCTACGCGAAGCCAATCTGCCGCCGACGGTGATCATGGTCGTTGGCTTGCAAGGCTCGGGCAAAACCACGTTCTGCGGCAAGCTGGCAAAATTTTTGAAATCGCGCAACCGGCGCGCCATGCTCGTCGCCGCAGATTTGCAGCGACCGGCGGCGGTCGAACAGCTTCGTGTGGTTTCGCAGGCCGCCGGCGCGGAATTTTTCTCGCAGGCCAATTCGACACCGCTGCAGGTTTGCCGGGCTTCGATTGGCGAAGCGCGCCAACGCACGCTGGACACCGTCATTCTCGACACCGCCGGGCGTTTGCATGTGAATGACGAGCTGATGCAAGAGCTGGAGGCGATCAAGCAGGCGACGAAGCCGAACGAGATTTTGTTCGTCGCCGACGGCATGACCGGGCAGGACGCGGTGAATACGGCGCAGGCATTTTTGCAAAGGCTGGATTTCAGTGGCGTCGTGCTGACCAAAATGGACGGTGATGCCCGCGGCGGCGCGGCGCTGTCGATCAAAGCCGTGACCGGCAAGCCGATCAAGTTCATCGGCACCGGTGAGAAAGTCGAGGCGCTGGAAAAATTTCATCCCGAGCGGATGGCCTCGCGGATTTTGGGCATGGGCGACGTCGTCACGCTCGTCGAAAAAGCGGCGCAGGCGGTTGACATGCAAAAAGCCCGCGAGCTGGAGAAAAAGCTGCGCCAGGCCGATTTCACGCTGGAAGATTTTTACGAACAGTTGCAGAGCTTGAAAAAAATGGGGCCGCTCAGCCAGTTGATCAGCATGATCCCCGGCCTGGGCGGAAAGATTCCGCAGGATGCGGCGGTGGATGAAAGAGGCTTGGTGGCGATCGAGGCGATCATTCTCTCAATGACGCCGGAAGAGCGCCGCCGGCCGCATATCATCAACGGCAGCCGGCGCCTGCGCATTGCCAGGGGCAGCGGCACTTCGGTGCAGGAGATCAATCGCCTGCTCAAGCAATATGAAATGATGCGCAAAATGTTGAAGCAGGCCGGGCGAAAGGGACGCCGCCCCGCTCCTCCTTTTATGGGTTTTTAA
- a CDS encoding KH domain-containing protein — protein sequence MKEFLEFIIKHLVDKPNEVQVNEIDGERTIVYELRVGQGDMGKVIGKHGKTAKSIRTLLAAASAKAGKRAVLEILE from the coding sequence ATGAAGGAATTTCTCGAGTTCATTATCAAGCATCTCGTTGACAAGCCGAACGAGGTGCAGGTCAACGAGATCGATGGCGAGCGCACGATTGTCTACGAGCTGCGGGTCGGACAAGGCGACATGGGCAAGGTCATCGGCAAGCACGGCAAAACCGCGAAGTCGATTCGGACCCTGCTTGCGGCGGCCTCGGCGAAAGCCGGCAAACGGGCGGTGCTGGAAATTCTCGAATAA
- a CDS encoding nucleotidyltransferase domain-containing protein: MARHKKDTILEQFKAEIKSRLGAQLKQIILFGSKARGDDMAGSDYDCLAVVDDLQKTLKRSLMNWPGSFFLNIMQCSQFSPSLKAVIC; this comes from the coding sequence ATGGCACGCCATAAAAAAGACACGATCCTTGAACAGTTCAAAGCTGAGATCAAATCCCGTCTTGGCGCCCAGTTGAAGCAAATTATTCTTTTTGGCTCCAAGGCGCGTGGAGATGATATGGCAGGCTCAGATTATGATTGTTTGGCGGTCGTTGATGACTTACAAAAGACGTTAAAGAGATCATTGATGAATTGGCCGGGGAGCTTCTTTTTGAACATAATGCAGTGTTCTCAATTTTCCCCGTCTCTGAAAGCCGTTATTTGCTGA
- the rplS gene encoding 50S ribosomal protein L19, which yields MNRLEALTANQLKNNLPDFGPGDTVAVHCKVVEGDKERTQVFEGVVLQRRGHGIGETFTVRKISDGVGVERIFPLHSPNIEKIDHLRRGKVRRARLFYLRDLKGKAARITEKR from the coding sequence ATGAACCGGCTAGAGGCTTTGACGGCCAATCAACTCAAGAACAATCTGCCCGACTTTGGGCCGGGCGATACGGTTGCTGTTCACTGCAAAGTGGTGGAAGGCGACAAGGAACGCACGCAGGTTTTCGAGGGCGTGGTGCTGCAGCGCCGTGGCCACGGCATCGGCGAGACGTTCACCGTCCGCAAGATTTCCGACGGCGTCGGCGTCGAGCGCATTTTCCCGCTGCACTCGCCGAACATCGAAAAGATCGATCACCTGCGCCGGGGCAAAGTCCGCCGCGCGCGGTTGTTTTATTTGCGGGATTTGAAAGGAAAGGCGGCGCGAATCACTGAAAAGAGGTGA